In the genome of Oscillospiraceae bacterium, one region contains:
- a CDS encoding thiamine diphosphokinase yields the protein MQNPICYIFGAGEHYGPPPVPVSGDLVIAADGGLTYLEQHGLTPHLLVGDFDSLTKKPSSELKTVVLPKVKDDTDMVAALREGKNRGYRVFHIYGGTGGRLDHTLANIQCIADLAQNGCKGCLFDRDTVITAIHNDKINFPASAHGVVSAFAHTETCTDVYERGLKYPLTDASLYNTYPLGVSNEFTGVNSEISVREGTLIVIYPKDIKISF from the coding sequence ATGCAAAATCCGATCTGTTATATTTTCGGCGCGGGCGAACATTACGGCCCGCCGCCCGTTCCCGTTTCCGGCGATCTGGTCATCGCCGCAGACGGCGGATTGACCTATCTCGAACAGCACGGCCTCACCCCCCATCTTTTGGTCGGCGACTTCGATTCACTGACCAAAAAACCGTCCTCCGAACTCAAGACCGTCGTCCTGCCTAAAGTGAAAGACGACACCGACATGGTCGCCGCGCTGCGTGAGGGCAAAAACCGCGGTTATCGCGTCTTTCATATTTACGGCGGCACGGGCGGACGCCTTGATCACACCCTTGCCAATATCCAGTGCATCGCCGATCTGGCGCAAAACGGCTGCAAGGGCTGCCTGTTCGACCGCGACACGGTGATCACAGCCATTCACAACGATAAAATTAACTTTCCGGCCTCTGCACATGGAGTTGTTTCGGCTTTCGCACACACCGAAACCTGCACCGACGTCTATGAGCGCGGTTTGAAATACCCGCTCACCGACGCGTCGCTATATAACACCTATCCCTTAGGCGTCAGCAACGAATTCACCGGTGTCAATTCTGAAATCTCCGTCCGTGAGGGGACACTAATTGTGATTTATCCGAAAGATATAAAAATATCATTCTGA
- a CDS encoding glutamate synthase-related protein gives MIQYPKNNDVLNTVNRGNPAESGLCTLCRADCTGKCETWMSSMKGRKLLYPRDFGAITAGSGNTIHEGVSYSALRIQGYSYGAHGLPKGLSNSADDCIFPNVSTETAFGKAVKTKSRVPMMTGALGSTFIAAKYWESFAIGAAIVGFPIVIGENVVGIDKEAVLKNGRIIKAPELERRIDVYLKYYDGYGAIIVQMNVEDTRNGVAEYLIEKYGDKVIIELKWGQGAKDIGGEIQVTSLEYALFLKDRGYIVDPDPRKPHVQEAFKSGAIKSFARHSRLGYTDKDNWMQVREDFMTEIAYLRKLGYKRITLKTGSYGMEALAMSIKFATEAKLDLLTVDGSGGGTGMSPWNMMENWGVPSIQLHSKAYEYAQLLAGKGADVVDMAFAGGLAREDHIFKALALGAPFTKLVCMGRALMIPGFVGANIEGVLHPERKEALNGNWAELPKTVSSEFGTTPEEIFAGYFDVKNKLGADEMKKIPLGAIGVWTLADKLTAGLQQLMAGARKFNVSAISRDDLFAANRETAKETGITYITDAGDETAKKILSF, from the coding sequence ATGATCCAGTATCCGAAGAACAATGACGTTCTGAACACGGTCAATCGCGGCAACCCTGCAGAATCGGGGCTTTGTACCCTATGCCGCGCCGACTGCACCGGTAAATGCGAGACCTGGATGTCGAGCATGAAGGGCAGAAAGCTTCTCTATCCCCGCGATTTCGGGGCCATTACCGCAGGCAGCGGCAACACGATTCACGAGGGCGTCAGTTACAGCGCACTGCGTATTCAGGGGTACAGCTATGGCGCACACGGACTGCCCAAGGGCCTTTCCAACAGTGCTGACGACTGCATTTTTCCCAATGTCTCGACCGAGACGGCTTTTGGGAAAGCTGTTAAGACCAAATCCCGCGTCCCAATGATGACCGGCGCGCTCGGCTCCACCTTTATTGCGGCGAAATACTGGGAATCGTTCGCCATCGGAGCGGCTATCGTCGGCTTCCCGATCGTCATCGGCGAAAACGTGGTCGGCATCGACAAGGAAGCCGTCCTGAAAAACGGGCGAATCATTAAAGCGCCGGAACTCGAGCGCAGAATTGACGTTTACTTAAAATACTACGACGGGTACGGCGCGATCATCGTACAGATGAATGTCGAGGATACCCGCAACGGCGTCGCCGAATATCTGATCGAAAAATACGGCGACAAGGTCATCATCGAACTCAAATGGGGTCAGGGCGCCAAGGACATCGGCGGCGAGATTCAGGTCACGAGTTTGGAGTATGCGCTGTTTTTGAAAGACCGCGGCTACATCGTCGATCCCGACCCGAGAAAACCCCATGTGCAGGAGGCGTTTAAGAGCGGCGCGATCAAGTCGTTTGCGCGCCACAGCCGCCTCGGATATACCGATAAAGACAACTGGATGCAGGTGCGCGAGGACTTTATGACCGAAATCGCCTACCTGAGAAAACTCGGATACAAGCGCATTACGCTCAAGACCGGCTCCTACGGCATGGAAGCGCTGGCGATGTCGATCAAATTCGCCACAGAGGCCAAGCTTGACCTGTTGACCGTCGACGGTTCGGGCGGCGGCACCGGCATGAGTCCGTGGAACATGATGGAGAACTGGGGCGTGCCATCCATTCAACTGCACTCCAAAGCGTATGAATATGCGCAGTTATTGGCCGGAAAAGGCGCGGATGTCGTCGATATGGCGTTCGCGGGTGGCCTTGCCAGAGAAGATCACATCTTTAAAGCGCTGGCACTCGGCGCGCCGTTTACCAAACTGGTCTGCATGGGCCGCGCGCTGATGATCCCCGGATTCGTCGGGGCAAACATCGAGGGCGTGCTGCATCCCGAACGCAAAGAAGCGCTCAACGGCAACTGGGCCGAACTGCCCAAGACCGTTTCGAGCGAATTCGGCACGACGCCGGAGGAGATTTTCGCGGGTTATTTCGACGTGAAAAACAAACTTGGCGCAGATGAGATGAAAAAGATTCCGCTGGGCGCGATCGGCGTCTGGACGCTGGCCGACAAGCTGACCGCAGGACTGCAGCAGCTGATGGCGGGTGCGCGCAAGTTCAACGTCTCGGCAATTTCGCGCGACGACCTGTTCGCCGCAAACCGCGAGACCGCCAAGGAGACCGGCATTACCTACATCACCGACGCGGGCGACGAGACCGCCAAAAAAATATTAAGCTTCTGA
- a CDS encoding exodeoxyribonuclease III, which yields MKFISWNVNGLRAVMNKGFPEFFAAADADIFCVQETKMQREQANIEFEGYTSYWNSADKKGYSGTAVFTRLEPLSVSYDFGTAEHSGEGRVITLEFDTFYFVTVYSPNSQNELARLPYRMLWEDAFRTYLTALDQQKPVIVCGDLNVAHQEIDLKNPKPNMGSAGFTNEEREKLTLLLESGFVDSFRMLYPDQIGAYTWWSYMFKAREHNAGWRIDYFLVSERLSKYIKDSVILSDVMGSDHCPVGLNIDLS from the coding sequence ATGAAATTTATCTCATGGAACGTCAACGGCCTGCGCGCCGTGATGAATAAGGGATTTCCCGAATTTTTTGCCGCCGCCGACGCCGATATCTTCTGCGTGCAGGAGACCAAGATGCAGCGCGAGCAGGCCAACATCGAATTCGAGGGCTACACCTCCTATTGGAACAGCGCCGACAAAAAGGGCTATTCCGGCACCGCGGTGTTCACCCGCCTCGAACCGCTCTCCGTCTCCTACGATTTCGGCACCGCCGAACACTCGGGCGAGGGCCGCGTGATTACGCTGGAGTTCGACACCTTTTATTTCGTCACCGTCTATTCGCCCAATTCCCAAAACGAGCTGGCCCGCCTGCCCTATCGGATGCTCTGGGAAGACGCGTTTCGTACATACCTGACCGCCCTCGATCAACAAAAGCCCGTGATCGTCTGCGGCGACCTGAATGTCGCGCATCAAGAGATCGACTTAAAAAACCCAAAGCCGAACATGGGCAGCGCAGGTTTTACCAACGAGGAGCGCGAAAAACTGACCCTGCTTTTAGAATCGGGCTTCGTCGATTCTTTCCGTATGCTATATCCCGATCAAATCGGTGCTTACACCTGGTGGTCATATATGTTCAAAGCCCGGGAACATAACGCCGGCTGGCGCATCGATTATTTTCTGGTCTCGGAACGCCTCTCCAAATACATCAAAGACAGCGTCATTCTCTCCGACGTCATGGGCAGCGACCATTGCCCCGTCGGATTGAATATAGATTTATCATGA